In Plodia interpunctella isolate USDA-ARS_2022_Savannah chromosome 30, ilPloInte3.2, whole genome shotgun sequence, the following proteins share a genomic window:
- the LOC128682554 gene encoding zinc finger protein OZF-like isoform X1 — translation MADAVTACRVCLAGDVRLLTIAGALQLVYEKITSNALHSEGKPVAACYICYAQLDKCRKLMLTCAIAENVLNDMLHRHAEITKGTISLIDRKAHGLCGSLTCSGTVHHNYDLPAPMVIKTEPESDMANTEPVRTEEEPEQDPLQLDNMCDTEWASDEEDPISLSQPCNAEMDTPEQNERVEDVASVQTSGAAKQKQGDSSTTNSKQYEFRLESTTQTARGRHQCDVCQKQFRCNVEIVRHMRTHTGEKPFQCNICRKRFRRKHHLRRHLETHDEKTPLQCYICKHSFNQTSDLLTHICDGEKPRQPVISKSDKSKKRFKCNSCQYKSSHKIDFTRHVRTHTGEKPFQCNICDYRCSHKSNLVAHVKSHKGKTPFQCKHCDFRSYHKSSLTAHIIRTHPGEKPYQCEVCQHKFVQKHHLLNHLRTHTGEKPFQCMVCDYRCKQKSYLVTHIRTHTGEKPFECDVCQHRFVRKYQLQLHMKTH, via the exons ATGGCAGACGCAGTAACAGCCTGTCGGGTCTGTCTGGCGGGGGACGTGCGGTTGTTAACAATCGCCGGCGCGCTCCAGCTGGTGTATGAGAAGATCACCAGCAATGCA CTGCACAGTGAGGGGAAGCCCGTGGCGGCGTGTTATATCTGCTACGCTCAGCTCGACAAGTGCCGCAAGTTGATGCTGACTTGTGCAATAGCAGAGAATGTGCTGAATGATATGTTGCACAGACACGCTGAG ATAACTAAAGGAACAATATCCCTGATTGACCGCAAGGCTCACGGGCTGTGTGGATCACTGACCTGCAGTGGAACTGTACATCACAATTATGATTTACCAGCCCCCATGGTGATCAAAACTGAGCCAGAGTCGGATATGGCCAACACTGAGCCAGTGAGGACCGAGGAGGAACCAGAGCAAG ATCCTCTGCAGCTAGACAACATGTGTGACACGGAATGGGCTTCTGATGAAGAAGACCCCATCAGTCTGTCGCAGCCGTGCAATGCAGAGATGGACACCCCAGAGCAAAATGAGCGAGTGGAAG ATGTCGCTTCAGTGCAGACCTCGGGAGCTGCCAAACAGAAACAAGGTGACAGCAGTACAACCAACAGCAAACAGTACGAGTTTCGACTAGAGTCAACAACTCAGACTGCTCGGGGACGACACCAGTGTGATGTTTGTCAGAAACAGTTTAGATGTAATGTGGAAATAGTACGGCACATGAGAACTCACACCGGTGAGAAACCATTCCAATGTAATATCTGTCGAAAACGATTTAGACGAAAGCACCATTTAAGAAGACACCTGGAGACTCATGATGAGAAAACACCACTTCAGTGTTATATTTGTAAGCACAGTTTTAATCAAACTTCAGATTTATTAACGCACATTTGTGATGGTGAGAAACCCCGCCAACCTGTTATCAGTAAATCTGACAAAAGCAAGAAACGATTTAAATGCAACTCATGTCAATATAAAAGTAGTCacaaaatagattttacaCGACACGTGAGAACTCACACCGGTGAGAAACCatttcaatgtaatatttgtgATTATCGTTGTAGTCACAAGTCTAACTTAGTGGCGCACGTCAAATCTCACAAGGGGAAGACTCCATTCCAATGTAAACATTGTGATTTCCGGTCTTATCATAAGTCAAGTTTAACAGCTCATATTATCAGAACGCATCCTGGCGAGAAACCATACCAATGTGAGGTTTGTCAACACAAATTTGTACAGAAGCATCATTTGTTAAATCATTTGAGAACTCACACCGGTGAGAAACCATTTCAATGTATGGTATGTGATTATCGTTGTAAACAGAAATCTTATTTAGTGACGCACATAAGAACCCACACCGGTGAGAAGCCTTTCGAATGCGACGTCTGTCAACATCGGTTTGTTCGTAAGTATCAGTTGCAGCTCCACATGAAGACACACTAA
- the LOC128682554 gene encoding zinc finger protein OZF-like isoform X2: MADAVTACRVCLAGDVRLLTIAGALQLVYEKITSNALHSEGKPVAACYICYAQLDKCRKLMLTCAIAENVLNDMLHRHAEITKGTISLIDRKAHGLCGSLTCSGTVHHNYDLPAPMVIKTEPESDMANTEPVRTEEEPEQDPLQLDNMCDTEWASDEEDPISLSQPCNAEMDTPEQNERVEVQTSGAAKQKQGDSSTTNSKQYEFRLESTTQTARGRHQCDVCQKQFRCNVEIVRHMRTHTGEKPFQCNICRKRFRRKHHLRRHLETHDEKTPLQCYICKHSFNQTSDLLTHICDGEKPRQPVISKSDKSKKRFKCNSCQYKSSHKIDFTRHVRTHTGEKPFQCNICDYRCSHKSNLVAHVKSHKGKTPFQCKHCDFRSYHKSSLTAHIIRTHPGEKPYQCEVCQHKFVQKHHLLNHLRTHTGEKPFQCMVCDYRCKQKSYLVTHIRTHTGEKPFECDVCQHRFVRKYQLQLHMKTH, from the exons ATGGCAGACGCAGTAACAGCCTGTCGGGTCTGTCTGGCGGGGGACGTGCGGTTGTTAACAATCGCCGGCGCGCTCCAGCTGGTGTATGAGAAGATCACCAGCAATGCA CTGCACAGTGAGGGGAAGCCCGTGGCGGCGTGTTATATCTGCTACGCTCAGCTCGACAAGTGCCGCAAGTTGATGCTGACTTGTGCAATAGCAGAGAATGTGCTGAATGATATGTTGCACAGACACGCTGAG ATAACTAAAGGAACAATATCCCTGATTGACCGCAAGGCTCACGGGCTGTGTGGATCACTGACCTGCAGTGGAACTGTACATCACAATTATGATTTACCAGCCCCCATGGTGATCAAAACTGAGCCAGAGTCGGATATGGCCAACACTGAGCCAGTGAGGACCGAGGAGGAACCAGAGCAAG ATCCTCTGCAGCTAGACAACATGTGTGACACGGAATGGGCTTCTGATGAAGAAGACCCCATCAGTCTGTCGCAGCCGTGCAATGCAGAGATGGACACCCCAGAGCAAAATGAGCGAGTGGAAG TGCAGACCTCGGGAGCTGCCAAACAGAAACAAGGTGACAGCAGTACAACCAACAGCAAACAGTACGAGTTTCGACTAGAGTCAACAACTCAGACTGCTCGGGGACGACACCAGTGTGATGTTTGTCAGAAACAGTTTAGATGTAATGTGGAAATAGTACGGCACATGAGAACTCACACCGGTGAGAAACCATTCCAATGTAATATCTGTCGAAAACGATTTAGACGAAAGCACCATTTAAGAAGACACCTGGAGACTCATGATGAGAAAACACCACTTCAGTGTTATATTTGTAAGCACAGTTTTAATCAAACTTCAGATTTATTAACGCACATTTGTGATGGTGAGAAACCCCGCCAACCTGTTATCAGTAAATCTGACAAAAGCAAGAAACGATTTAAATGCAACTCATGTCAATATAAAAGTAGTCacaaaatagattttacaCGACACGTGAGAACTCACACCGGTGAGAAACCatttcaatgtaatatttgtgATTATCGTTGTAGTCACAAGTCTAACTTAGTGGCGCACGTCAAATCTCACAAGGGGAAGACTCCATTCCAATGTAAACATTGTGATTTCCGGTCTTATCATAAGTCAAGTTTAACAGCTCATATTATCAGAACGCATCCTGGCGAGAAACCATACCAATGTGAGGTTTGTCAACACAAATTTGTACAGAAGCATCATTTGTTAAATCATTTGAGAACTCACACCGGTGAGAAACCATTTCAATGTATGGTATGTGATTATCGTTGTAAACAGAAATCTTATTTAGTGACGCACATAAGAACCCACACCGGTGAGAAGCCTTTCGAATGCGACGTCTGTCAACATCGGTTTGTTCGTAAGTATCAGTTGCAGCTCCACATGAAGACACACTAA